The Leclercia sp. S52 genome has a segment encoding these proteins:
- the queC gene encoding 7-cyano-7-deazaguanine synthase QueC, translating into MKRAVVVFSGGQDSTTCLVQALQQYDEVHCVTFDYGQRHSEEIEVAQKLAVKLGARAHKVLDVTLLNELAVSSLTRDSIPVPDYEPDAEGIPNTFVPGRNILFLTLTAIYAYQVKAEAIITGVCETDFSGYPDCRDEFVKALNHAVNLGMAKDIRFETPLMWLDKAETWALADYWGKLDLVRNETLTCYNGIQGDGCGQCAACNLRANGLNHYLADKTGVMAALKKKTGLN; encoded by the coding sequence ATGAAACGTGCCGTTGTCGTGTTCAGTGGAGGCCAGGACTCCACCACCTGTCTGGTTCAGGCTCTGCAGCAATATGATGAAGTCCACTGTGTGACTTTTGACTATGGTCAGCGCCATAGCGAAGAGATTGAGGTCGCGCAGAAACTGGCGGTGAAACTCGGCGCACGGGCGCATAAGGTTCTGGATGTCACCCTGCTGAACGAACTGGCGGTAAGCAGCCTCACCCGCGACAGCATTCCGGTGCCGGACTACGAACCGGATGCCGAAGGGATCCCGAATACCTTCGTGCCGGGACGTAATATCCTGTTCCTGACCCTGACGGCAATCTACGCTTACCAGGTCAAAGCCGAGGCGATCATTACCGGCGTGTGCGAAACCGACTTCTCCGGCTACCCGGACTGCCGCGACGAGTTTGTGAAAGCGCTCAACCATGCTGTGAACCTGGGGATGGCCAAAGATATCCGCTTCGAAACGCCGCTGATGTGGCTCGATAAAGCCGAAACCTGGGCGCTGGCCGACTACTGGGGCAAGCTGGATCTGGTGCGTAACGAAACGCTGACCTGCTACAACGGCATTCAGGGCGATGGCTGCGGCCAGTGCGCCGCCTGTAACCTGCGCGCCAATGGCCTGAACCACTACCTGGCGGATAAAACCGGGGTAATGGCAGCGCTGAAAAAGAAAACCGGTCTTAACTAA
- a CDS encoding PLP-dependent cysteine synthase family protein has product MNSTWVKNAISEINADYQRSADTHLIRLTLPGFAGIQLYLKDESTHPTGSLKHRLARSLFLYGLCNGWINEGTTIIESSSGSTAVSEAYFARLLGLPFIAVMPSCTAKRKIEQIEFYGGRCHFVESACEIYAASEMLARELNGHYMDQFTFAERATDWRGNNNIADSIFRQMQNEPHPVPAHIVMSAGTGGTSATIGRYIRCQGYDTRLMVVDPQNSVFLDYWQQRDPALRSPVGSKIEGIGRPRVEPSFIPDVVDEMLRVPDAASVATAHWLETQLGRKVGASTGTNMWGALQLAARMRDAGQTGSIVTLLCDSGERYLDTYYNAEWVKTNIGDVTPWLAEIARLVK; this is encoded by the coding sequence ATGAATAGCACCTGGGTTAAAAACGCCATCAGTGAAATTAACGCCGATTACCAACGTTCGGCGGATACACACCTTATTCGCCTGACCCTGCCGGGTTTTGCCGGTATTCAGCTCTATCTGAAAGACGAAAGCACCCACCCGACCGGCAGCCTGAAGCACCGTCTGGCGCGCTCGCTGTTCCTGTACGGGCTGTGTAACGGCTGGATCAATGAAGGCACCACGATTATTGAATCCTCTTCCGGTTCAACCGCCGTCTCAGAGGCCTATTTCGCCCGCCTGCTCGGCCTGCCGTTTATCGCCGTGATGCCTTCCTGCACGGCGAAACGCAAAATCGAACAGATCGAATTTTACGGCGGCCGCTGCCACTTTGTGGAAAGCGCCTGTGAAATTTATGCCGCTTCAGAGATGCTGGCCCGGGAGCTGAACGGTCACTATATGGATCAGTTTACCTTCGCGGAGCGGGCAACGGACTGGCGCGGCAATAACAACATTGCCGACAGTATTTTCCGCCAGATGCAAAATGAGCCCCATCCGGTGCCGGCCCATATCGTGATGAGCGCCGGCACCGGCGGCACCTCGGCCACGATTGGCCGCTACATTCGCTGCCAGGGGTACGATACCCGCCTGATGGTGGTGGATCCGCAAAACTCGGTGTTCCTGGATTACTGGCAGCAGCGCGATCCCGCCCTGCGCAGCCCGGTGGGCAGCAAAATTGAAGGGATTGGCCGCCCGCGCGTCGAGCCGTCGTTTATCCCTGACGTGGTGGACGAGATGCTCCGGGTGCCGGATGCCGCCAGCGTCGCTACCGCCCACTGGCTGGAAACGCAGCTTGGCCGCAAGGTCGGGGCCTCTACCGGAACCAATATGTGGGGTGCACTGCAGCTGGCCGCGCGGATGCGCGACGCGGGGCAAACCGGCTCCATCGTCACCCTGCTGTGCGATAGCGGCGAGCGCTACCTGGATACTTACTACAACGCCGAGTGGGTGAAAACTAACATTGGCGACGTGACGCCGTGGCTGGCGGAGATTGCCCGGCTGGTGAAATAA
- the cof gene encoding HMP-PP phosphatase gives MARLAAFDMDGTLLMPDHRLGDRTLSTLKRLHERDITLTFATGRHVLEMRHLMGALSLDAFLITGNGTRIHSLEGEVLYRQDLAPDVAEQVLHTTWDTQASIHVFNDTGWLTGKEIPALLEAHVYSGFQYQLTDLRRIPAHAVTKICFCGDHDDLCRLRIQLNEALGTRAHLTFSAIDCLEVLPVGCNKGSALAVLSDHLGLTLQECMAFGDAMNDREMLGSVGRGLIMGNAMPQLIAELSHLPVIGHCRNEAVSHFLTHWLDTPDLPYSPE, from the coding sequence ATGGCGCGGCTGGCTGCATTTGATATGGACGGCACCTTGTTAATGCCGGACCACCGTTTAGGCGACAGGACGTTGAGCACGCTGAAGCGGCTGCATGAGCGCGATATTACGCTCACCTTCGCCACGGGACGGCATGTGCTGGAGATGCGTCATCTGATGGGCGCGCTCTCCCTCGATGCGTTTTTGATTACCGGCAACGGGACGCGCATTCACTCCCTGGAGGGCGAGGTGCTTTATCGTCAGGATTTGGCCCCGGACGTGGCGGAGCAGGTGCTGCATACCACCTGGGACACCCAGGCCAGCATTCACGTGTTTAACGACACCGGCTGGCTGACTGGAAAAGAGATCCCGGCGCTGCTGGAAGCGCACGTCTACAGCGGCTTCCAGTATCAACTCACCGATCTGCGCCGTATTCCGGCCCATGCGGTGACCAAAATCTGTTTTTGCGGCGATCACGACGATCTGTGCCGTCTGCGTATCCAGCTCAACGAGGCGCTGGGCACTCGCGCTCATTTGACCTTCTCGGCGATCGATTGTCTGGAGGTACTGCCGGTCGGGTGCAACAAAGGGTCCGCCCTGGCAGTGCTGAGCGATCATCTGGGCTTAACCTTGCAGGAGTGTATGGCGTTTGGCGACGCGATGAACGATCGCGAGATGCTGGGCAGCGTGGGCCGCGGCCTGATTATGGGCAATGCGATGCCACAACTGATCGCCGAGCTCTCGCATTTACCGGTTATCGGACACTGCCGCAACGAGGCCGTGTCCCATTTCTTAACCCATTGGCTGGATACACCCGATCTTCCTTATTCCCCCGAATAG
- a CDS encoding Lrp/AsnC family transcriptional regulator yields the protein MLDKIDRKLLSLLQSDCTLSLQALADAVNLTTTPCWKRLKRLEDEGILLGRVALLDPEKLGLGLTAFVLIKTQHHSSDWYCGFVSVVSEMPEVLGFWRMAGEYDYLMRVQVADMKRYDDFYKRLVNSVPGLSNVTSSFAMEQIKYTTALPIE from the coding sequence ATGCTAGATAAAATTGACCGTAAGCTGCTGTCCTTACTGCAAAGCGACTGCACCCTCTCTTTGCAGGCGCTGGCGGATGCCGTTAATCTGACCACCACGCCCTGCTGGAAACGCCTCAAGCGACTCGAAGATGAAGGGATCCTGCTGGGACGCGTGGCGCTGCTCGATCCTGAAAAACTGGGGCTTGGACTGACCGCCTTTGTTCTGATAAAAACGCAGCACCACAGCAGCGACTGGTACTGCGGGTTCGTCAGCGTGGTATCGGAGATGCCGGAAGTGCTGGGCTTCTGGCGCATGGCGGGCGAATACGACTACCTGATGCGCGTTCAGGTGGCGGACATGAAACGCTATGATGATTTCTACAAACGGCTGGTCAACAGCGTGCCAGGTCTGTCGAATGTCACCTCCAGCTTCGCGATGGAACAGATAAAATACACCACCGCCTTACCCATTGAATAA